A genomic region of Notamacropus eugenii isolate mMacEug1 chromosome 3, mMacEug1.pri_v2, whole genome shotgun sequence contains the following coding sequences:
- the LOC140531404 gene encoding olfactory receptor 6C75 — translation MRNHTSVTEFILLGLTDDPDWQVVLFIFLFLMYMLSVTGNLTIITLTLLDSRLQTPMYFFLRNFSFLEISFTSVCIPRFLVTVVTEDKTISYSGCVAQLFFFIFLGVTEFYLLAAMSYDRYVAICKPLHYTTIMSSRVCTLLVLSSWLAGFLIIFPPIILLLQLDFCASNVINHFICDSSPILQLSCSDTRFLELMAFFLAVVTLMVTLTLVILSYTYIIQTILKIPSASQRKKAFSTCSSHMIVVSLSYGSCIFMYIKPSARERVSLSKGVAVLNTSVAPLLNPFIYTLRNQQVKQAFKNMVQKIIFSCSK, via the coding sequence atgagaaatcaTACATCAGTCACAGAGTTCATACTGCTGGGATTGACAGATGATCCAGATTGGCAGGTTgtactttttatatttctctttcttatgtaTATGTTGAGTGTGACTGGAAACCTAACCATTATCACACTCACACTGTTGGACTCCCGCCTACAGacccccatgtacttcttcctccGAAATTTTTCATTCTTAGAAATTTCCTTCACATCTGTATGTATTCCTAGATTCCTAGTTACTGTTGTGACTGAGGATAAGACCATTTCCTATAGTGGCTGTGTGGCTCAGttattcttcttcattttcttgggGGTGACAGAATTTTACCTTCTTGCTGCCATGTCTTATGACCGGTATGTTGCCATCTGCAAGCCACTGCATTACACAACCATCATGAGCAGCAGGGTTTGTACACTGCTGGTCCTTAGCTCTTGGCTGGCAGGTTTCCTGATCATCTTTCCACCCATAATTCTGCTGCTGCAGCTGGATTTCTGTGCATCTAATGTCATTAATCATTTTATCTGTGACTCTTCTCCCATATTGCAGCTTTCATGTTCAGATACACGCTTTCTTGAACTAATGGCATTTTTTTTAGCTGTGGTGACACTCATGGTGACCTTGACCCTAGTCATACTCTCTTATACTTACATCATTCAGACAATTCTGAAAATCCCTTCTGCAAGTCAGAGAAAAAAGGCCTTTTCCACTTGTTCCTCCCACATGATTGTTGTTTCCCTCTCTTATGGCAGCTGCATTTTCATGTACATTAAACCCTCAGCAAGGGAAAGAGTGTCTTTGAGCAAGGGAGTTGCTGTGCTCAATACCTCAGTTGCCCCCTTGTTGAATCCCTTCATCTACACCCTAAGGAATCAGCAAGTGAAACAAGCTTTCAAGAATATGGTTCAGAAGATTATCTTTTCTTGCAGTAAGTAA
- the LOC140531405 gene encoding olfactory receptor 6C76-like — protein MKNQTSVTEFILLGLTDDPDLQVLIFLFLFFTYILSVIGNLTIITLTLLDSHLKTPMYFFLRNFSFLEISFTSVSIPRFLITILTGDRTISYNFCVAQLFFFILLGTTEFFLLVAMSYDRYVAICKPLHYITIMNSKVCNQLLISSWLASFLIIFPPVIMGLQLEFCDSNVIDHFACDSSPVLMISCTDTKFLEVMSFCLAVFTLLVTLALVILSYAYILKTILRIPSAQQRKKAFSTCSSHMIVVSISYGSCIFMYVKPSAKEGVTMTKGVAVLNTSVAPMLNPFIYTLRNQQVKQALKDMFRKISNLNK, from the coding sequence ATGAAAAATCAGACATCAGTGACAGAGTTCATTCTCCTTGGACTGACAGATGACCCAGACCTACAggtcttgatttttctctttctgttttttaccTACATATTGAGTGTAATTGGCAACCTAACCATCATCACCCTCACCTTGTTGGACTCTCATCTCAAGactcccatgtacttcttcctcagAAATTTCTCCTTTTTAGAAATCTCTTTTACATCTGTTTCCATTCCAAGATTCCTGATCACTATCTTAACTGGGGACAGAACaatttcttataatttttgtgtagctcaattatttttcttcatccttctgGGTACAACAGAGTTTTTTCTGCTGGTTGCCATGTCCTATGATCGCTATGTGGCCATCTGCAAACCCCTACACTACATAACTATTATGAACAGCAAAGTCTGCAACCAGCTTTTAATCAGCTCTTGGCTGGCAAGTTTCCTCATTATCTTTCCACCAGTCATTATGGGCCTTCAACTGGAGTTCTGTGACTCCAATGTCATTGATCATTTTGCATGTGACTCTTCTCCTGTCCTGATGATCTCTTGCACAGACACCAAGTTCTTAGAAGTCATGAGTTTTTGCTTAGCTGTGTTCACACTCTTGGTCACTTTGGCATTGGTGATTTTGTCTTATGCATACATCCTTAAAACCATTCTGAGAATTCCCTCTGCCCAGCAAAGGAAAAAGGCCTTTTCCACTTGCTCTTCCCACATGATTGTGGTCTCTATTTCTTATGGAAGCTGCATCTTCATGTATGTTAAACCCTCAGCAAAAGAAGGGGTGACTATGACCAAAGGGGTAGCAGTTTTGAATACTTCTGTGGCTCCCATGCTAAACCCCTTCATTTATACCCTGAGGAATCAGCAAGTGAAGCAAGCCTTGAAGGACATGTTCAGAAAGATCTCGAACTTAAATAAATGA